In Pseudomonas sp. ADAK2, the genomic window TAGGAGAACTGCACCCAGTCGTGGCGATGAGGTGGCGTCCATGAGCCGGCGTTGAGGCTTTCGGCGCGGGCGAACAGAGGGCGCGGTAATGCCGTCAGGGCGGGGATCGAGCGTTCGAGAGAAAGTTGTCCGTTGGACGTCATTACTGGGCCTTGTGTCGCAGGACGGCAGATAGGGCCGACGTTAGGCCAACTCTCCCTTCCTGACAAACACATTTCCCTGTGGCAGTGGGCTCAGCGCTCGATGATCGCCGTGACACCCTGCCCACCCGCCGCACAAATCGAGATCAACCCGCGCCCCTTGCCCGCCGCGTCCAGCAGCTTCGCCAGGTTGGCGACGATGCGCCCGCCGGTGGCCGCAAACGGGTGCCCGGCCGCCAGTGAACTGCCCTTGACGTTAAGCCGGCTGCGGTCGATGGAGCCCAGCGGTGCGTCGAGGCCGAGACGGGTTTTGCAGTATTCGGGATCTTCCCAGGCTTTCAGCGTGCACAGCACTTGCGCGGCGAAGGCTTCGTGGATTTCGTAGTAATCGAAGTCCTGCAAGGTCAGGCCATTGCGCGCCAGCAAGCGCGGCACGGCATACACCGGCGCCATCAGCAGCCCTTCGGCGCCGTTGACGAAATCCACCGCCGCCGCTTCGCCATCGCGCAAATAGGCGAGGATCGGCAAGCCGCGCTCTTTCGCCCATTCTTCGCTGCCCAACAACACCAGTGAAGCGCCATCGGTAAGCGGCGTGGAGTTGCCCGCGGTCATCGTGCCTTTGGCGCTTTTCTCGAACGCGGGTTTGAGCGAGGCAAGTTTTTCCAGGGTCAGGTCCGGGCGCAGGTTGTTGTCGCGGGTCAGACCGAGAAACGGCGTCATCAGGTCGTTGTGCCAGCCTTCGCTGTAGGACGCGGCGAGTTTCTGATGACTCTCGAGGGCCAGTTGGTCCTGCTCGGCGCGGGGGATGTTCCAGGTCTGGGCCATCAACTCGCAGTGTTCGCCCATGGACAGGCCGGTACGTGGTTCGCCGTTGCGCGGGAACTCCGGGATCAGGTGGCCTGGGCGCAGTTGCAGGAAGGTTTTCAGTTTGTCGCCGGTAGTCTTGGCGCGATTGGCTTGCAGGAGGATTTTGCGTAGACCTTCATTGATGCCGATCGGCGCGTCGGAGGTAGTGTCGACACCGCCAGCAATGCCGCACTCGATCTGGCCGAGGGCGATTTTGTTGGCCACCAACAGCGCCGCTTCCAGACCGGTGCCGCAGGCCTGCTGGATGTCGTAGGCCGGGGTGGTCGGTGACAATCGCGAGCCGAGTACGCATTCGCGGGTCAGGTTGAAATCCCGGGAATGCTTGAGCACCGCCCCTGCCGCCACTTCGCCCATGCGCAGGCCGTGCAGGTTGAAGCGTTCGATCAAGCCTTCGAGCGCTGCGGTGAGCATCGCCTGGTTACTGGCGGTGGCGTACGGCCCATTGGAACGGGCGAAAGGAATACGGTTACCGCCGATAATCGCGACGCGGCGCAGCTGAGTCATGAAAAGCTCCTTGTAAAAATTTAGATGTGAACGCAATCCCCTCTGTGGCGAGGGAGCTTGCTCCCGCTGGACTGCGCAGCAGTCCCCTTCTTTTCAGGTAACGAGGGGGCCGCTGCGCGCCCCGGCGGGAGCAAGCTCCCTCGCCACAGGTTCTGCATTTCCCCGAAAGTCCTGCTACACATCAATCACCTGTGTTCTAGCGTAGGCCTTATCTCATAGATCGAACGACTGATCGCCATTCATGGTCCACACTTTGAACCCCAGCTGCCGGAGAGCGTTCCATGTCAGACCGTTATATCGACTTCGCCAATTCGTCCATCGGCCATCGTCTGGTCGGGGCCATGGGCCTGCCGTCGCCGGTGCGTCTGGAACGCTGGCAGGCCGGGCGCCTGCGGCCGGTCGAGGGCGCATTGCTCATCGGTGGCGGACCGCTGACCGAGAATGTCAGCGCCTTCGCCAACCGCCTGACCGATGCGATCTACAGCTACGGCACCGAGCCGTCCCTGGCCACCGCGTGGATTCCCGGCCACGGCCCGAAACTCAAAGCCGTGGTGTTCGATGCCAGTCATTTGCTGCAAACCGATCAGCTCAAACAGCTGCGCGAGTTCTTTCAGCCGTTGATGAAAAATCTCGACCACAGCGCGCACCTGGTGATTCTGGGTCGGGCGCCGGAGTCCTTGAGCGACCCGATCGCCTCCAGCGTCCAGCGGGCCCTGGAAGGGTTCAGTCGCTCCCTGGCCAAAGAACTGCGCAGCGGCGGCACCTTGCAACTGATCTACGTCGGCGAAGGCGCTGAGAATCAACTGGAGGGGCCACTGCGGTTTTTCCTCTCGCCGAAAAGCGCGTTTGTCTCCGGCCAAGTGATTCGCTTGAACGCCTGCGACACGCCGGTCGAAGACTGGACGCGGCCACTGTCCGGGCGCAAGGCGCTGGTGACGGGCGCGGCTCGCGGCATCGGCGCCTCGATTGCCGAAACCCTGGCCCGGGACGGCGCCGAGGTGATCCTGCTCGACGTGCCACCAGCCAAGGCGGATCTCGAAGCCCTCGCCGCGCGCCTCGGCGGGCGCAGCATTACCTTGGATATTTGCGCCGACGATGCCGCCGCGCAATTGATCGAACAGTTGCCCGATGGCGTCGACATCGTCGTCCACAACGCCGGCATTACTCGCGATAAAACCCTGGCCAACATGACCCCGGAATTCTGGGACGCGGTGCTGGCGGTCAACCTCAATGCGCCGCAAGTGCTGACCAAGGCCCTGCTCGACGCCGGCACCCTGCGCGACAACGGCCGAGTGATTCTGCTGGCCTCGATCAGCGGCATCGCCGGCAATCGCGGGCAAACCAATTACGCCGCGAGCAAAGCCGGGCTGATCGGCCTGGCCCAGGCCTGGGCGCCGCTGTTGCACGAGCGCGGCATCAGCATCAACGCCGTGGCGCCGGGGTTTATCGAAACCCAGATGACCGCGCACATTCCGTTCGCCCTGCGTGAAGCCGGGCGGCGCATGAGTTCGCTGGGCCAGGGCGGTTTGCCGCAAGACGTCGCCGAAGCGGTGGCGTGGCTGGCGCAACCGGGCACCGGCGCGTTTACCGGGCAAGCGTTGCGGGTGTGTGGGCAAAGTGTTTTGGGAGCGTAGCGATGATCATCGACTGGCACACCCTCAACCGTGAACCGAGCCTGCCCGGGTTGTATGTGCGGGCGGCCACGCGGCGAAAAATCACCGGCACCACCCTGCCCGATACGGGTTTGCGCTGCTGGCTGGACGTCGATCCAAAACGCCTGGCGGCGTATCGCGAGGTCTGTGGTTTTACTGACAACGGCTTGCTGCCACCAACCTATCCGCACATCCTCGCGTTTGCCTTGCAGATGCAATTGCTCACGGCGAAGGAATTTCCGTTTCCGTTGCTGGGGCTGATTCACTTGAGCAATCGCATTCGGGTGTTGCGGCCCATGGGCGGTGTGCATCGCGCGCGGGTCAGCGTGCAAGTGCAGAACCTGCAACCCCATGCCAAAGGCGCGACGTTCGATCTGGTGACGACGCTGGACGATCAACTGGGCACGTTGTGGGAGGCTGAAAGCCAGATGCTGTGTCGCGGGGTCAAGCTCGATGGCGAGCCGGTGGAGGACGAGTTGGCGACGACCCTGGCGCTGACGGAAGTGGCGCACTGGAAAGCGCCGGCGGACATTGGCCGGCAATATGCCAAGGTGTCCGGGGACTACAACCCGATTCACTTGAGTGCGGCCAGCGCCAAGCTGTTCGGTTTTCCTACGGCGATTGCCCACGGCTTGTGGAACAAGGCGCGGACGCTGGCAGCGCTGGCGGATCATCTACCGACGGCGAACATCGAGATTGCGGTGCAGTTTCGCAAACCGGTGCGCTTGCCCAGCGAGGTGACGTTGCTGGCCAGCGCGGCGGCGTCCAGTGGTGATTTGCAGTTGGTTGGTGCCGGGGAGCTCGAGCATATGGTCGGGCATTGGCGGCCGGTGGCCTGAACCTGATGATCGTTCCCACGCGCTGCGTGGGAATGCAGCCCGGGACGCTCCGCGTCCCTTCAGAGCCGAACGCGGAGCGTCCGTTGAGGCACTCCCACGCAGAGCGTGGGAACGATCAGCTACCGGGGAACCATGGTCAATTGTGTATATAACTTAAGTGTTCTTCCTGCCTTCACCTGCCTCGTGAAAAAACCGCTCCCATTGATTTAAAAAGAATTCCTCTCACGACTTACACCCAAGGTATTAGCCCTTAGGCAGCACCCGCACGCCCTTACATAAACGGGTTAATACCAACTTGAGAATGGCCTCAAAGCACGCCTGGGATTGTGATGTGCACAACGGACGAAGGCATTGCCGGCGACAGATCGGCAAGCCATCGAAGACAACGAACGTTGTAACAGGTGCAAGGAATCACTCTCATGAAAACTCAAGTGTGGTGCAAGTCGGCAACAGCATTGGCGTTGGTCCTGTCCCTCGGCTTGGCCGGTTGCAGCAGTGGCGGTGGCGGTCATCACAGCACGTCCGGCAGCTCGTCCGACGGTGCCGCGGATACGGCAGGAACGGGTAGCGGCGGAACCAGCGGAACGGGTGGCGACACCGGAGGTACGAGCGGGGCTGGAGGGACTGGCGGCACGGGTGGAACTGCGGGAACCGGAGGGACTGGCGACACGGGCGGAACTGCGGGCACCGGAGGGACTGGCGGCACAGGAGGCACCACCGACCCGACCAATCCAACCAATCCAACCAATCCGACAGATCCGACTGATCCAACCAACCCGACCAATCCCGCCGGGCCTGCGCCACTGGTGACCAGCACGCTGGTCCAGGATGCCGGCAAAACCGTCAGCGGCGTAGGCGATGGCGTCGGGCAAATCGGCGACTCGCTAAGCACGGTGCCCGTGGTCGGCGGTGTGGTGCAAAGCGTGGCCAAGACCACCGGCAATGTGGTCAGCACCGTCGGTGACGATCTCGCCAATGGCCTGGGCAAATTGGGCAGCGACCCGCAAGCCCTCAGTAAAACCACGGCAGTCGTCGGCGACGTGGTGTCCGATGCTGGCAATGGCGTGTCGGACCTGAGCGGCAAGCTCAACACCGCCACCAGCAGCATTCCCCTGGTCGGCGGCGTGGTCAGTCAAGTCACCCCCGTACTCAACGGCGTCGGTGAAAAAGTCACCATGCTCGGCGACACCTTGAACATTGCCACCAGCACCGGCCCGCTGGGGTCCGTCACCAACGGCGTCGGCAATAAGGTGCTGGTGCCGGTCGTCACACTGGCGGAAGGCCTGACCGGCAAAGTCGGCAGCACCACCGGCCTGGGCAATCCGGTCAACGGTCTGCTGAGCAACGTCAGCAATGCCGTTGGCGGGCTGGGCGGCAAAGTGACTTCCGCCGGCGACGGCAACCCGGTGACCAACCTCGTCGGTACAGCGCTGACGAACGTGGCAACGACCACGGGAACGGCGGGCGGCCTGCTGACCACTTCGGGTTCCGGCACCGGCGGTTTGGGCAACACCGGCCTGCTGCAAACCGTCGGCGGTGCCGTGGCAAATGTCGGCGCTGGTTTGAACGCCGGCAACACCAATCCGGTCGTCAGTGCCGGTGGAGTAAACCTGGGTGCCGTTGGCGGCGCGGTGGCTTCGATTGGCGGCGCATTAGGCGGCTCGAGCGCGCCCAATCTGAGCCCGACCGCTCCCCTGGCCAGCGTCGGTGGCGCCATCGGCACGGCGCTGAATCCGGTCACCAGCGGCGTCAGCAACATCACCCAACAAGTGGGCGGCGCCACCGGCCTCGGTGCGCCGGTCAACGGTCTGCTGACTC contains:
- a CDS encoding acetyl-CoA C-acetyltransferase, which encodes MTQLRRVAIIGGNRIPFARSNGPYATASNQAMLTAALEGLIERFNLHGLRMGEVAAGAVLKHSRDFNLTRECVLGSRLSPTTPAYDIQQACGTGLEAALLVANKIALGQIECGIAGGVDTTSDAPIGINEGLRKILLQANRAKTTGDKLKTFLQLRPGHLIPEFPRNGEPRTGLSMGEHCELMAQTWNIPRAEQDQLALESHQKLAASYSEGWHNDLMTPFLGLTRDNNLRPDLTLEKLASLKPAFEKSAKGTMTAGNSTPLTDGASLVLLGSEEWAKERGLPILAYLRDGEAAAVDFVNGAEGLLMAPVYAVPRLLARNGLTLQDFDYYEIHEAFAAQVLCTLKAWEDPEYCKTRLGLDAPLGSIDRSRLNVKGSSLAAGHPFAATGGRIVANLAKLLDAAGKGRGLISICAAGGQGVTAIIER
- a CDS encoding 3-oxoacyl-ACP reductase translates to MSDRYIDFANSSIGHRLVGAMGLPSPVRLERWQAGRLRPVEGALLIGGGPLTENVSAFANRLTDAIYSYGTEPSLATAWIPGHGPKLKAVVFDASHLLQTDQLKQLREFFQPLMKNLDHSAHLVILGRAPESLSDPIASSVQRALEGFSRSLAKELRSGGTLQLIYVGEGAENQLEGPLRFFLSPKSAFVSGQVIRLNACDTPVEDWTRPLSGRKALVTGAARGIGASIAETLARDGAEVILLDVPPAKADLEALAARLGGRSITLDICADDAAAQLIEQLPDGVDIVVHNAGITRDKTLANMTPEFWDAVLAVNLNAPQVLTKALLDAGTLRDNGRVILLASISGIAGNRGQTNYAASKAGLIGLAQAWAPLLHERGISINAVAPGFIETQMTAHIPFALREAGRRMSSLGQGGLPQDVAEAVAWLAQPGTGAFTGQALRVCGQSVLGA
- a CDS encoding MaoC family dehydratase; protein product: MIIDWHTLNREPSLPGLYVRAATRRKITGTTLPDTGLRCWLDVDPKRLAAYREVCGFTDNGLLPPTYPHILAFALQMQLLTAKEFPFPLLGLIHLSNRIRVLRPMGGVHRARVSVQVQNLQPHAKGATFDLVTTLDDQLGTLWEAESQMLCRGVKLDGEPVEDELATTLALTEVAHWKAPADIGRQYAKVSGDYNPIHLSAASAKLFGFPTAIAHGLWNKARTLAALADHLPTANIEIAVQFRKPVRLPSEVTLLASAAASSGDLQLVGAGELEHMVGHWRPVA
- a CDS encoding collagen-like triple helix repeat-containing protein, giving the protein MKTQVWCKSATALALVLSLGLAGCSSGGGGHHSTSGSSSDGAADTAGTGSGGTSGTGGDTGGTSGAGGTGGTGGTAGTGGTGDTGGTAGTGGTGGTGGTTDPTNPTNPTNPTDPTDPTNPTNPAGPAPLVTSTLVQDAGKTVSGVGDGVGQIGDSLSTVPVVGGVVQSVAKTTGNVVSTVGDDLANGLGKLGSDPQALSKTTAVVGDVVSDAGNGVSDLSGKLNTATSSIPLVGGVVSQVTPVLNGVGEKVTMLGDTLNIATSTGPLGSVTNGVGNKVLVPVVTLAEGLTGKVGSTTGLGNPVNGLLSNVSNAVGGLGGKVTSAGDGNPVTNLVGTALTNVATTTGTAGGLLTTSGSGTGGLGNTGLLQTVGGAVANVGAGLNAGNTNPVVSAGGVNLGAVGGAVASIGGALGGSSAPNLSPTAPLASVGGAIGTALNPVTSGVSNITQQVGGATGLGAPVNGLLTQVGGAVGNVGSTVAGATPNPVVAAVGNTVSTVGATVGAVGGLVAGGTGTTGGLGGLLGGLNTKH